Within the Rhodopirellula bahusiensis genome, the region GAAGAATCGAATCGCCATCTGAGCCGGTGGATTGAAAGTTGACTGTCCCAGCTCCAGCGGTGATTGTTAACGGACGTCCCCAGCCATCGACTATGTTTGATTGCCCAACCCCAAGTTGCAGGTACGGGCCTCTCCAACCGCTGGACAAGCTGACGTCGTCGATTGAATCATTGTTGGAGTCAAATGTCTGAATTGAATGACTGATCATGCCGACGGGTTGGACTACAAGATCATCTGGGTCACTAGGAAACGATCCCGTGTCGGCGACAAAACCTTCCAGTATTCTTTGGCCGTTCAGCTGACGAATGTTGGAATCGCCGATCGTTGCCAATCGCATCGACTCCAGTACTCGTTGCGTTGCTTCAAAACGCGATTGATCAGCAATGGGATCGAGCGATCGCACCGCGATGGTCGAAAGAATGGCCAAAATCCCAAGCGAAACGATCAATTCCAACAGCGTCAACGCATGACGAATTTTTCGCTGCGGATGAATCGATTGGATGGTCTTGCAAGCCCGTGGCTCAGTGCAGTGTGAGAGCGACATAAAGGTCGTCTCCTACATCTGTGCTGGTCAATGCTGCCGTCGCTGTCGACGGTGGAATCGTGACAACGCCGTCGGGACCCGCGGAAACAATTCGCAAATCGCGAGGCACCGCGGTTGGAAGGACGTCTTGGACGAGAATGGAATGACTCCATGCATCGACCATGTACGGCGCGCCTGCGCTGACTTGATCACCCGTGGACGTCCACAAATAGGGTCCACGCCATCCAATCTTTGAATGGAACGAGAAGTCGATGGTGCCATCGCCAGTGACTGGATTCGCAAAAAGCCAATCGATGTCAAATCGATCGGACTCAGTTGCGGTTGTCGTGATCCCGTCCAGCGTGACGAATTTGGTATCGCGCCAATAGTCGCCCATCGCATCGCCGATCTGATTCAGCGAAGATATGGTGACGACCTGATTCGCGTTTTGAATCGTGCCCGAATACACGGGAATCAAAATTCCCGATATCGCCACCAAGATGCAAAGGACAACAATCAACTCAATGAGAGTGAATGCTGATCTCAATCGCATAACGTGCCCCGTTATTTGTAGTCGTTCCCGAACCGCGATCTGTTGGATGCTGAACGAGTCAGTGAACTTCTTTTGGTCCTCGATCAAATGCTAATCGACGCAAGTCTGTAGCGTCTCAGTTGCTAAGTGCGTGGTCGAGTCAGTTGGATGCCCCAAAATGGGTCGTCAATCAGCGAGTTAGCTGAACGCCGATCCAATTTGTCCAAGCCGACTTAGATGTTTGACGCAACCGCGAAGTAGTTCGACAAGCCTGTGGTGAGCCCTTCACCAGTTGGCGCGATAACCGTTTTGAATTTGGCACGAGCAAGTGGATCGGTGCCATCGGTGATTTGAAACACGGCGATGAATCGTCCGTAGACGGACTCAGGGTTGAGCACTCCATTCTCAGGGAAGTAGATTGGAGCCTCAATGTT harbors:
- a CDS encoding type II secretion system protein, which codes for MSLSHCTEPRACKTIQSIHPQRKIRHALTLLELIVSLGILAILSTIAVRSLDPIADQSRFEATQRVLESMRLATIGDSNIRQLNGQRILEGFVADTGSFPSDPDDLVVQPVGMISHSIQTFDSNNDSIDDVSLSSGWRGPYLQLGVGQSNIVDGWGRPLTITAGAGTVNFQSTGSDGDSILPEDGYASDLSIAISNSEFESTVTFRLFDIDGITGLRIIPSLLGLQQSGILLYCVNGNGGTSGAVEEVMIPVGPSGSFEATKTDLVHGTAAARGVIWLDLNLNDQLDVGELIARTTYVHYFTVTSNSDVRIEMELRL
- a CDS encoding type II secretion system protein: MRLRSAFTLIELIVVLCILVAISGILIPVYSGTIQNANQVVTISSLNQIGDAMGDYWRDTKFVTLDGITTTATESDRFDIDWLFANPVTGDGTIDFSFHSKIGWRGPYLWTSTGDQVSAGAPYMVDAWSHSILVQDVLPTAVPRDLRIVSAGPDGVVTIPPSTATAALTSTDVGDDLYVALTLH